One Phoenix dactylifera cultivar Barhee BC4 chromosome 8, palm_55x_up_171113_PBpolish2nd_filt_p, whole genome shotgun sequence genomic window carries:
- the LOC103718657 gene encoding RNA-binding protein 1-like isoform X2 encodes MWSAGDPRGTSDFLRSDKLPIHSGSYGSDDIAGIGTHATPGLGSLAAGATVRGYTPLEDPVLTQRDALGIKPGIADIPTPVIKSDGPSADQSNILFIDGLPTDCTRREVAHLFRPFIGFKDIRVVHKEPRRTGDKAHVLCFVEFNDSKCALTALEALQGYKFDDKKPDSPVLRIQFAKFPFRPSSVRDDPRHGSAH; translated from the exons ATGTGGAGTGCTGGTGATCCAAGGGGCACATCAGATTTTCTGCGGAGTGAT AAATTACCGATACATTCTGGAAGTTATGGTTCAGATGATATTGCTGGAATAGGAACTCATGCTACACCTGGACTTGGTAGTTTGGCTGCTGGAGCTACTGTAAGAGGATATACTCCATTAGAAGACCCAGTCTTAACACAAAGAGATGCATTAGGCATCAAGCCTGGCATCGCAGACATACCCACTCCTGTGATAAAATCTGATGGTCCATCAGCAGATCAATCTAACATCCTTTTTATTGACGGTCTTCCTACTGATTGTACAAGGAGAGAAGTGGCTC ATCTTTTCCGCCCTTTTATTGGTTTCAAGGATATCAGAGTTGTGCACAAGGAGCCTAGACGT ACGGGGGATAAGGCTCATGTTCTGTGCTTTGTGGAGTTTAATGATTCCAAATGTGCTCTGACTGCTCTAGAAGCTCTTCAAG GATATAAGTTTGATGACAAGAAACCAGATTCACCAGTCTTAAGGATCCAATTTGCAAAATTCCCTTTCCGTCCATCTTCTGTACGTGATGACCCGAGACATGGAAGTGCACACTGA
- the LOC103718664 gene encoding serine/threonine-protein kinase 38-like has protein sequence MEREMAEGDEERENGGEGEAAAEEEVGSSLTRERVAAAKQFIENHYRNQMKNIQERKERRWFLERQLASSQVSKEEQINLLKDLERKETEFMRLKRHKICVDDFELLTIIGRGAFGEVRLCREKSSGNIYAMKKLKKSEMVSRGQVEHVRAERNLLAEVASHCIVKLYYSFQDAEYLYLIMEYLPGGDMMTLLIREDTLTENVARFYIAQSVLAIESIHKHNYIHRDIKPDNLLLDKNGYMKLSDFGLCKPIDCSTLSTLNEDEPMDDENLKESMDIDGSFSDTNTGSRWKSSHEQLQHWQMNRRKLAFSTVGTPDYIAPEVLLKKGYGMECDWWSLGAIMYEMLVGYPPFYSDDPITTCRKIVHWRQNLKFPEEARLSPEAKDLICRLLCDVEHRLGSGGADQIKAHAWFKDIVWDKLYEMEAAFKPEVNGELDTQNFLKFDELEPPPARTGSGSRKMLLNSKDLSFVGYTYKNFEAVKGFHHSFDMKRSASAKQLSIDSIYADSAMNSARKSTGGDTDIPMVSSGDAMSPYTD, from the exons atggAGAGGGAGATGGCGGAAGGGGACGAGGAGAGGGAGaacggaggggagggggaggcggcagcggaggaggaggtgggTTCCAGCCTCACCAGGGAGCGGGTGGCGGCCGCTAAGCAGTTCATCGAGAACCACTACAGGAACCAGATGAAGAACATCCAGGAGCGCAAAGAAAG gcGTTGGTTTTTAGAGAGACAGTTAGCCTCTTCACAAgtttcaaaggaggagcaaatcaatttattaaaagaTCTAGAGCGGAAGGAGACGGAGTTCATGCGACTTAAAAGGCATAAAATCTGTGTGGATGATTTTGAGCTACTCACCATTATTGGGAGAGGAGCTTTTGGAGAG GTCAGACTGTGCCGGGAGAAGTCCTCTGGCAATATTTATGCAATGAAAAAGCTGAAGAAGTCTGAAATGGTCAGTAGGGGTCAG GTGGAGCATGTTAGAGCTGAAAGGAACCTGCTTGCTGAGGTTGCGAGCCATTGCATCGTTAAGCTCTACTATTCATTTCAAGATGCTGAATACCTCTACCTAATTATGGAATATCTTCCGGGAGGGGATATGATGACCCTGCTCATCAGAGAAGATACCTTAACTGAAAATGTGGCTAGATTTTACATCGCGCAGAGTGTGTTGGCCATAGAATCCATTCATAAACATAACTATATTCACAG AGATATCAAGCCGGACAATCTTCTCTTGGATAAAAATGGTTACATGAAGTTGTCAGACTTTGGCTTGTGCAAGCCAATTGACTGCTCAACACTATCAACTTTGAATGAGGATGAACCAATGGATGATGAAAATCTTAAGGAGTCAATGGACATTGATGGGAGCTTTTCAGATACAAATACAGGTAGCAGGTGGAAAAGCTCCCATGAACAACTTCAGCATTGGCAGATGAACAGAAGGAAACTG GCATTTTCCACAGTTGGAACACCAGACTATATTGCTCCAGAAGTATTACTGAAAAAAGGATATGGAATGGAATGTGATTG GTGGTCATTAGGTGCTATAATGTATGAGATGCTTGTTGGCTATCCACCATTCTACTCCGATGACCCAATAACTACTTGTCGAAAG ATTGTGCACTGGaggcaaaatttgaaatttcctGAAGAGGCAAGGCTGTCGCCTGAGGCAAAGGATCTTATCTGCAGATTGTTATGTGATGTTGAGCACAGACTTGGCAGCGGAGGTGCAGACCAAATAAAG GCCCATGCTTGGTTCAAAGATATTGTTTGGGATAAACTTTATGAAATGGAGGCAGCATTTAAGCCTGAAGTAAATGGAGAACTGGATACCCAGAACTTCCTGAAGTTTGATGAA TTGGAACCACCTCCAGCAAGAACTGGTTCTGGATCAAGAAAG ATGTTGCTAAATTCTAAAGACTTGAGCTTTGTTGGATATACTTACAAGAACTTTGAGGCTGTGAAAGGCTTTCATCATTCTTTTG atatgaaAAGAAGTGCATCAGCAAAGCAGCTGTCAATTGATTCCATTTATG CCGATTCAGCCATGAACTCTGCAAGGAAATCAACTGGAGGGGATACTGACATACCCATGGTCTCGTCAGGCGATGCAATGTCCCCTTATACTGATTAA
- the LOC103718657 gene encoding nuclear speckle RNA-binding protein A-like isoform X1 translates to MADPYWRYPSAERDPRAAFPGHLPSNGSSVPSNHMWSAGDPRGTSDFLRSDKLPIHSGSYGSDDIAGIGTHATPGLGSLAAGATVRGYTPLEDPVLTQRDALGIKPGIADIPTPVIKSDGPSADQSNILFIDGLPTDCTRREVAHLFRPFIGFKDIRVVHKEPRRTGDKAHVLCFVEFNDSKCALTALEALQGYKFDDKKPDSPVLRIQFAKFPFRPSSVRDDPRHGSAH, encoded by the exons ATGGCCGATCCCTACTGGAGATACCCTTCTGCCGAAAGAG ATCCAAGAGCTGCTTTTCCTGGTCATCTTCCATCCAATGGTTCTTCTGTACCGTCCAATCACATGTGGAGTGCTGGTGATCCAAGGGGCACATCAGATTTTCTGCGGAGTGAT AAATTACCGATACATTCTGGAAGTTATGGTTCAGATGATATTGCTGGAATAGGAACTCATGCTACACCTGGACTTGGTAGTTTGGCTGCTGGAGCTACTGTAAGAGGATATACTCCATTAGAAGACCCAGTCTTAACACAAAGAGATGCATTAGGCATCAAGCCTGGCATCGCAGACATACCCACTCCTGTGATAAAATCTGATGGTCCATCAGCAGATCAATCTAACATCCTTTTTATTGACGGTCTTCCTACTGATTGTACAAGGAGAGAAGTGGCTC ATCTTTTCCGCCCTTTTATTGGTTTCAAGGATATCAGAGTTGTGCACAAGGAGCCTAGACGT ACGGGGGATAAGGCTCATGTTCTGTGCTTTGTGGAGTTTAATGATTCCAAATGTGCTCTGACTGCTCTAGAAGCTCTTCAAG GATATAAGTTTGATGACAAGAAACCAGATTCACCAGTCTTAAGGATCCAATTTGCAAAATTCCCTTTCCGTCCATCTTCTGTACGTGATGACCCGAGACATGGAAGTGCACACTGA